One Microtus pennsylvanicus isolate mMicPen1 chromosome 3, mMicPen1.hap1, whole genome shotgun sequence DNA window includes the following coding sequences:
- the LOC142846352 gene encoding olfactory receptor 7D11-like isoform X1, with amino-acid sequence METENDTVIPEFLIVGLSDNPELQPILFGLFLSMYLVTVLGNLLIILAVSSSSHLHTPMYFFLSNLSFIDICLISTTIPKMLVNMHSQRKDISYRECLTQVYFFATLVGMDNFILTLMAYDRFVAICHPLHYTVIMSPWVCTLLVLIFWIIMFWVSLTHILLLNELKFSRGTEIPHFFCELAQVIKVANSDTHINNVFMYVLTSILAVIPMLGIFMSYSQIISSLLRMSSTVSKYKAFSTCGSHLCVVSLFYGSGLAVYFSSSVSHSQRRMIASLMYTVISPMLNPFIYCLRNKDVKDALGELVNRVASCPSILRTLRQIL; translated from the coding sequence ATGGAAACAGAGAACGACACAGTGATACCAGAATTTCTCATTGTGGGCCTCTCAGATAATCCTGAACTgcagcccattctctttggactGTTCCTGTCCATGTACCTGGTCACAGTGCTTGGGAACCTGCTCATCATCCTGGCTGTCAGTTCTAGCTCCCACctccacactcccatgtacttcttcctctccaaCCTGTCTTTTATTGACATATGTTTAATCTCAACTACAATACCAAAGATGCTGGTGAACATGCATTCACAGAGAAAAGATATCTCCTACAGAGAATGCCTTACACAGGTATATTTTTTTGCTACTCTAGTTGGAATGGATAATTTTATACTTACTTTAATGGCCTATGATCGCTTTGTAGCTATCTGCCATCCCCTCCACTACACTGTTATCATGAGTCCTTGGGTATGTACCCTTCTGGTCCTGATATTTTGGATCATCATGTTCTGGGTCTCCCTGACTCATATCCTATTGCTGAATGAATTGAAATTCTCCAGAGGAACTGAAATCCCACATTTCTTCTGTGAACTGGCACAAGTTATCAAGGTAGCCAACTCTGATACTCACATCAATAATGTCTTTATGTATGTGCTGACCTCCATACTAGCTGTGATTCCTATGTTAGGAATCTTTATGTCTTATTCACAGATTATCTCATCCTTGTTAAGGATGTCCTCTACTGTGAGTAAGTACAAAGCCTTTTCCACCTGTGGGTCTCACCTCTGTGTGGTCTCCTTGTTCTATGGGTCAGGACTTGCAGTTTACTTCAGCTCCTCTGTTTCTCATTCTCAGAGAAGAATGATTGCCTCATTGATGTACACTGTGATCAGTCCCATGCTGAACCCATTCATATATTGCCTGAGAAACAAGGATGTGAAGGATGCTCTTGGAGAACTTGTCAACAGAGTTGCCTCTTGTCCATCCATACTGAGAACTCTAAGACAAATTTTATGA
- the LOC142846352 gene encoding uncharacterized protein LOC142846352 isoform X2, translating to MNHGFRVAQVDDVTTWWAGQSSMRKVPLKGPGYGRRAAPLRNPRRYPNSAKPVRATRSLSASGPGAGEIACSSKGPEFNSRQPYCGSQPSGMRESMVASIMYTIVVPMINPFIYSLRNRDIKKALQKTVKII from the exons ATGAACCACGGCTTCCGGGTGGCGCAGGTGGATGACGTGACAACGTGGTGGGCGGGGCAGTCCAGCATGAGAAAAGTCCCACTTAAAGGGCCGGGTTACGGGCGGCGCGCTGCTCCGTTAAGGAATCCCCGGAGATATCCGAATTCTGCCAAGCCTGTGAGAGCCACCAGGTCGCTATCTGCTAGCGGACCAG gggctggagagattgcctgctcttccaaaggtcctgaattcaattcccggcaaccatactgtggctcacaaccatctggaatgag GGAAAGCATGGTGGCTTCAATAATGTATACCATTGTGGTTCCCATGATAAACCCCTTCATCTACAGTCTGAGGAACAGGGACATCAAGAAAGCTCTTCAGAAAACGGTCAAAATAATCTAA